The Rhizobium tumorigenes genome window below encodes:
- a CDS encoding N-formylglutamate amidohydrolase, protein MLMNVKSGVYTRIDPTAAAAPVLFETPRSGGKYPHDFRTIALLKDLQRSISMYVEECYLDVVDSGATWLFAEFPNIYIDLNRNELDIDPSQLTGKWPVALQPGPKTKTGIGLIPTVCAGTKPVYDAPLSVTEVANRIDNYYWPYHNEVTRLLKKFKAEHGGAYHLSCHSMPALPSPSAPDAGQHRSDFDLGDRNGQTSGKDLLELATEVLRGFGYRVTHNAHFIGAEAVRKHGNPAENIHSLQIEMNRSLYMNEATSLRSENLPEVGQHLKTLAARIADHARAKG, encoded by the coding sequence ATGCTTATGAATGTCAAATCTGGGGTCTACACGCGTATCGACCCAACTGCGGCTGCCGCACCTGTCCTGTTCGAGACGCCGAGAAGCGGCGGAAAGTATCCTCACGATTTTCGCACGATTGCTCTCCTGAAGGATCTGCAACGTTCGATCTCGATGTACGTCGAAGAATGCTACCTGGATGTCGTCGACAGCGGCGCCACCTGGCTCTTCGCGGAATTCCCAAACATCTACATCGATCTCAACAGGAATGAACTCGATATCGACCCGAGTCAGCTGACCGGCAAATGGCCTGTGGCTCTTCAGCCAGGCCCTAAGACGAAGACGGGAATTGGTCTCATCCCCACGGTCTGCGCTGGAACAAAGCCTGTCTACGATGCGCCTCTCTCGGTCACCGAGGTCGCAAACCGTATCGACAACTACTACTGGCCCTACCACAACGAGGTGACCCGCCTTCTGAAGAAGTTTAAAGCCGAGCACGGTGGCGCTTATCATCTGAGCTGCCATTCGATGCCTGCCTTGCCCTCGCCGAGCGCTCCGGACGCAGGCCAGCACCGATCGGACTTCGATCTGGGAGATCGCAACGGCCAGACCAGCGGCAAGGATCTTCTTGAACTCGCAACCGAAGTCTTACGGGGCTTCGGGTATCGGGTGACGCATAACGCGCATTTCATCGGAGCAGAAGCTGTCCGCAAGCACGGCAACCCAGCCGAAAACATTCATAGCCTGCAGATCGAGATGAACCGCAGTCTCTACATGAACGAAGCAACATCTTTGCGCAGCGAAAATCTGCCCGAGGTCGGACAACATCTCAAGACGCTGGCTGCACGTATCGCCGACCACGCGCGCGCGAAGGGTTGA
- a CDS encoding NAD(P)/FAD-dependent oxidoreductase encodes MPFKLVRVDSNDRLPEQADVVVIGGGIAGISAAYYIARKGHSVAVVEKGVVAAEQSSRNWGWVRQQNRDERELPLAKWSLAAWQELSDEIGPDLSFVRKGLMYVTSSEKELTAWEKWVKMAGGYGVPSGMVSSAGIKAAATGSTTQWIGGVHSPTDGFAEPTMACSAIAKAAQGHGATIHQNCAARGIETQAGQIHSVVTEKGSIRTSRVLCAAGAWTSMFFRWHGISFPQVGVRATAFATMPGAKVIEGGFSTPSFTFRPRAEGGYTVSIRGRAKVELTPQAFRYAQQFMPMFKARWSTSLSLGISRFAIIGPEALARWTLNSVSPFEKMRVLNPAPDAKTVELAMKALMESFPELSGIGVSHAWGSWIDSTPDAVATIGPVPQLPGLYVASGFSGHGFGVGPGAGRLAADLIANDDPIVDPTPLRFTRFSEHDVGAPAAM; translated from the coding sequence ATCCCATTCAAACTCGTACGGGTGGACAGCAATGACAGGCTGCCGGAGCAAGCCGATGTCGTCGTGATCGGCGGCGGCATCGCCGGCATTTCGGCGGCATATTATATTGCCAGGAAGGGACACAGCGTCGCCGTCGTCGAAAAGGGCGTTGTTGCGGCCGAACAATCCAGCAGAAACTGGGGTTGGGTACGGCAGCAGAACCGCGACGAGCGCGAACTACCCTTGGCAAAGTGGTCGCTCGCGGCATGGCAGGAATTGTCAGACGAAATCGGTCCGGACCTAAGCTTCGTCCGCAAGGGACTGATGTATGTCACAAGCAGCGAGAAGGAGCTCACCGCCTGGGAAAAATGGGTGAAGATGGCGGGCGGCTATGGGGTTCCAAGCGGCATGGTATCAAGTGCTGGAATCAAGGCTGCGGCTACCGGCTCCACTACGCAATGGATCGGCGGCGTTCATTCTCCGACCGACGGATTTGCCGAACCGACAATGGCGTGCTCGGCCATCGCGAAGGCGGCCCAGGGGCATGGAGCAACGATCCACCAGAATTGCGCCGCCAGAGGCATCGAAACCCAGGCAGGCCAGATACACAGCGTCGTAACCGAAAAGGGCAGCATCCGCACATCAAGGGTCTTGTGCGCCGCCGGTGCCTGGACATCAATGTTCTTCCGCTGGCATGGGATCAGCTTCCCGCAGGTCGGTGTGAGGGCCACTGCTTTCGCGACCATGCCCGGAGCGAAGGTCATCGAGGGTGGTTTTTCAACACCATCGTTCACATTCAGACCGCGCGCTGAGGGCGGATATACCGTCTCTATCCGCGGACGAGCAAAGGTCGAATTGACGCCTCAGGCCTTCCGGTATGCCCAGCAATTCATGCCCATGTTCAAGGCACGATGGTCGACGAGCCTATCACTTGGGATCAGCCGTTTCGCGATAATCGGGCCGGAGGCCTTGGCACGGTGGACTCTAAATAGCGTTTCGCCTTTCGAGAAAATGCGGGTGCTCAATCCAGCACCGGACGCGAAGACCGTTGAGCTGGCCATGAAGGCGTTGATGGAAAGCTTCCCAGAGCTGTCAGGGATCGGCGTTTCCCACGCTTGGGGAAGCTGGATCGACTCGACGCCGGATGCGGTCGCAACGATCGGTCCGGTTCCGCAATTGCCCGGTCTATACGTCGCGTCGGGTTTTAGCGGGCATGGATTTGGTGTTGGACCGGGTGCAGGCCGGCTCGCAGCAGATCTGATCGCCAACGACGATCCGATCGTTGATCCTACCCCATTGCGGTTCACCCGCTTCTCTGAGCATGACGTGGGCGCTCCGGCGGCCATGTAA
- a CDS encoding IclR family transcriptional regulator, translating to MKFSASSSNAERALDILLLLGEVGPEGYSLAEIASRIGTAKPAAHRTLAAMVSKGFAEPTERYGHYRLGTAVPMLARRQERLEPLVQRYRPGMTEFARRTGFNVYLIVQSGIDAICAEMISRSSRHQFAMGLGARVPMGVGAGSLALMSLLSENVVEQILDANAERYQAHPSIRPVDRDIIRNQVIEAKHRGYAVNQGFFFFGEGGVGLPRMASGMYEINMAFSFNAPLDMMNEAWVEDQVGQLRECLP from the coding sequence ATGAAATTTTCTGCGTCATCTTCGAATGCCGAACGCGCTCTCGACATACTGCTTCTGCTCGGAGAGGTGGGGCCAGAGGGTTACAGCCTTGCCGAGATCGCGAGCCGCATAGGCACTGCAAAACCCGCAGCACATCGCACATTGGCAGCTATGGTGTCGAAGGGTTTTGCTGAACCAACCGAGCGTTACGGCCACTATCGACTGGGCACTGCGGTCCCGATGCTTGCGCGCCGGCAGGAAAGACTGGAGCCTCTTGTCCAGAGATATCGTCCCGGGATGACAGAATTTGCTCGCAGGACCGGGTTTAATGTCTATCTCATCGTTCAGTCTGGTATCGACGCGATCTGTGCTGAGATGATCAGCCGCTCCTCACGACATCAGTTTGCCATGGGCCTTGGTGCCCGAGTTCCAATGGGCGTGGGAGCCGGCAGCCTAGCCTTGATGTCGCTGCTTTCGGAAAATGTCGTTGAGCAGATCCTCGACGCAAATGCCGAGCGATATCAGGCACATCCTTCGATCCGTCCCGTGGATCGTGACATTATTCGCAATCAGGTTATTGAAGCCAAGCATCGCGGATACGCAGTAAATCAGGGCTTTTTCTTTTTCGGAGAAGGCGGCGTAGGCCTGCCGCGGATGGCTTCAGGCATGTACGAGATCAATATGGCCTTCTCCTTCAATGCACCGCTCGACATGATGAATGAAGCTTGGGTCGAAGATCAGGTCGGTCAATTGCGCGAATGCCTGCCGTAA
- a CDS encoding ABC transporter substrate-binding protein, protein MKNAKIGFGALVLASLFAGAVIGPSPAFAAKTTLTLGAAANDVGTLDPHYATSTSDRTLVAWIYGALVRFAPGSTDPATLEPDLAESWQSSDDKLVWTFKLRSGVKWQAGYGEVTADDVVFSLDKARDPKRSAFSADFAAFDKVEAVDPHTVRITLARRVPNLLGLVTNYAGGFIISKKALEEREDGFARAPVGFGPFEVKSIVSGQNVNFAANKDYFRGAPKLSALNYRFINNNASRDLAFVAGEIEAAAGLANKNWLQRTEPLPGAVIDVFYPAEVSLLHINITMPPFDDIRVRQALAYAVNPEAVAEFKGARFTIRPTSVVPSNNLGYLKDAGVFPNDPEKAKALLKEAGFANGLTFTMLSSQLPEYETTAQVLQGQAEDSDIHIQLQPVEHASWHQMIRKDLSPVVLYGAARFPIADIFLTQFYDSASIVGQPGGITNFSHCNVADKQIREARTEIDPAKQIALWQEAQRLILKNVCAIPITETSQVWVHTQKLNWGFDLKGSMSLGPMVTEATHFED, encoded by the coding sequence ATGAAAAATGCGAAAATTGGTTTCGGCGCGCTGGTTCTAGCCAGCCTATTTGCTGGCGCTGTAATAGGGCCTTCGCCCGCATTTGCCGCCAAGACAACACTGACATTGGGTGCGGCGGCAAATGATGTCGGCACACTCGATCCGCACTACGCAACGAGTACATCCGACAGAACTCTGGTCGCATGGATTTACGGCGCACTCGTCCGGTTTGCTCCGGGATCAACCGATCCGGCAACGCTCGAACCCGATTTGGCAGAGAGCTGGCAATCTAGCGACGACAAGCTCGTATGGACATTCAAGTTGCGTTCCGGTGTCAAATGGCAGGCTGGCTATGGCGAAGTCACCGCGGATGACGTCGTGTTTAGCCTCGACAAGGCTCGCGATCCGAAGCGGTCCGCATTTTCTGCCGATTTCGCGGCTTTCGACAAGGTCGAAGCGGTCGATCCTCACACCGTCCGCATCACACTTGCGCGGCGCGTGCCGAACTTGCTGGGCCTTGTAACGAACTATGCCGGCGGCTTCATCATCTCAAAGAAGGCTCTCGAAGAGCGAGAGGACGGTTTTGCTCGCGCTCCGGTCGGGTTTGGCCCATTCGAGGTCAAGTCAATCGTCTCAGGGCAGAACGTCAACTTCGCCGCAAACAAGGACTATTTCCGCGGTGCCCCCAAGCTGAGCGCACTGAATTACCGCTTCATCAATAACAATGCGTCGCGTGACCTAGCTTTCGTCGCTGGTGAGATCGAGGCTGCCGCAGGTCTCGCCAACAAGAACTGGCTGCAGCGGACCGAACCTCTACCCGGCGCAGTTATCGACGTGTTCTATCCGGCTGAAGTTAGTTTGCTCCATATCAACATAACGATGCCGCCCTTCGATGATATCCGTGTTCGACAGGCGCTCGCCTATGCGGTCAACCCGGAAGCAGTCGCGGAATTCAAGGGTGCGCGTTTCACGATTCGCCCAACGTCCGTGGTCCCATCGAACAATCTGGGTTACCTGAAGGACGCTGGCGTCTTCCCGAACGACCCAGAAAAAGCAAAAGCGCTTCTCAAGGAAGCCGGCTTTGCGAACGGATTGACGTTCACGATGCTTTCAAGCCAGTTACCGGAATACGAAACGACTGCTCAGGTTCTGCAGGGGCAGGCCGAAGATAGCGATATTCATATCCAGTTACAGCCCGTCGAGCATGCGAGCTGGCATCAGATGATCCGCAAGGACCTGAGCCCGGTCGTTCTCTACGGAGCGGCACGCTTCCCCATCGCGGACATCTTCCTCACCCAATTCTACGACTCTGCCTCGATTGTCGGGCAGCCGGGTGGCATCACCAACTTCAGCCATTGCAATGTCGCGGACAAGCAGATCAGAGAAGCGAGAACGGAGATCGATCCAGCCAAGCAAATTGCCCTGTGGCAAGAGGCTCAAAGACTGATCCTAAAAAACGTATGTGCGATCCCAATCACTGAAACAAGCCAGGTTTGGGTCCACACTCAGAAGCTCAACTGGGGCTTTGACCTCAAAGGCTCGATGTCTCTCGGCCCGATGGTGACTGAAGCAACCCATTTCGAAGACTAG